A single window of Bradyrhizobium daqingense DNA harbors:
- a CDS encoding Zn-ribbon domain-containing OB-fold protein: protein MSGSPRAAYLPDGLPIPVPENDGLSAPYWAGLQQNRLLVQRCPHCTTWQFGPEWLCHHCHSFDVEWTEIEPRGRIFSWERVWSPSHDALRGRGPYLAVLVELPHAGHVRMVGNLLGDPLQTVIIGTDVQGVFEHHHDSVPRYSLLHWTNHRMKAVR, encoded by the coding sequence ATGAGCGGCAGTCCGCGAGCGGCCTATCTTCCCGATGGGCTGCCGATACCGGTCCCCGAAAACGATGGATTGTCGGCACCGTATTGGGCGGGGTTGCAACAAAACCGCCTCTTGGTGCAGCGCTGCCCGCACTGCACGACGTGGCAATTCGGGCCGGAATGGCTTTGCCACCACTGCCATTCGTTCGACGTCGAATGGACCGAGATCGAGCCGCGCGGCCGCATCTTCAGTTGGGAGCGCGTCTGGAGTCCTTCCCATGACGCATTGCGTGGGCGTGGACCTTACCTCGCTGTCCTGGTGGAACTGCCGCATGCCGGACATGTGCGCATGGTGGGAAATCTCCTCGGCGATCCCCTGCAAACCGTCATCATCGGTACTGATGTCCAGGGCGTATTCGAGCATCACCATGACTCCGTGCCGCGATATTCATTGCTGCATTGGACAAACCACCGGATGAAGGCGGTGAGGTGA
- a CDS encoding FadR/GntR family transcriptional regulator has protein sequence MFEEICDAIRAKRGELKAGDRLPSERELSEMLDVSRTALREAIRSLEIAGIVEMRKGSRGGAFITRSGAGQVTRTFRGMLDFVSLATLLEARLMVMDAVARAACERAKSADIERLSRNVAGTIELTRQGRYEERTLKAVEFSTLLGNSTGNQVMSAILEAMASVIRRFVLIAGPHAHDPVIASRLRLIEQIKAKVPRALVRRCAVT, from the coding sequence ATCTTCGAGGAGATCTGCGATGCGATCCGCGCCAAGCGCGGCGAACTGAAAGCCGGCGACCGGCTGCCGTCCGAGCGCGAACTGTCCGAGATGCTCGATGTCAGCCGCACCGCGTTGCGCGAAGCCATCCGCAGCCTCGAGATTGCCGGCATCGTCGAGATGCGAAAGGGAAGCCGGGGTGGCGCCTTCATCACCCGCAGCGGCGCCGGGCAGGTCACCCGTACGTTCCGTGGCATGCTCGACTTCGTGTCGCTCGCGACGTTACTCGAGGCGAGGCTTATGGTGATGGACGCCGTGGCACGAGCCGCATGCGAGCGCGCCAAGTCCGCGGACATCGAACGGCTGAGCAGGAATGTGGCCGGGACCATCGAGTTGACGAGGCAGGGCCGCTACGAGGAACGGACGTTGAAGGCCGTCGAGTTCAGCACCTTGCTGGGAAACTCGACCGGCAACCAGGTGATGTCGGCAATTCTGGAAGCCATGGCATCCGTGATCCGCCGCTTTGTCCTGATCGCCGGACCGCACGCCCATGACCCGGTGATCGCCTCTCGCCTGCGGCTGATCGAACAGATCAAGGCCAAGGTGCCAAGGGCGCTTGTGAGACGATGCGCAGTTACCTGA
- a CDS encoding MarR family winged helix-turn-helix transcriptional regulator encodes MLRNSGVSALSDTPLTNRANGDPGPGKARLQRKAPSLASRLPFFLAPVAISAPSLGNPERARFSLAPFYIPRQMLKYQIISRSVNTVHLPDLIRGVNRRLEQTLEAELKPRGMSLHQYRVLEALTERNGLPMGDLAIRLFVDGPTLTKIIDRMVESAEVYRGPDPNDRRRVLIFLSRRGAAHFDGIGPLMSSMQRDILDRLGASDAAALTSLLSELLGDPVSSRPPASHRRETLDYK; translated from the coding sequence ATGCTACGCAACAGTGGTGTCTCCGCACTTTCAGACACACCACTCACGAATCGTGCCAACGGCGATCCCGGTCCTGGTAAGGCGCGTTTGCAGCGAAAAGCGCCCAGTCTGGCCAGCAGGCTGCCGTTTTTTCTGGCGCCGGTCGCCATATCAGCCCCTTCATTGGGCAATCCGGAACGAGCTCGTTTTTCCCTTGCTCCATTTTATATTCCAAGGCAAATGTTGAAATATCAAATAATTTCGCGGAGCGTCAATACCGTGCACCTGCCCGACCTCATCCGAGGCGTGAACCGCCGCCTCGAGCAGACGCTCGAGGCGGAGCTCAAGCCAAGGGGCATGTCCCTTCATCAATATCGTGTGTTGGAGGCGCTGACGGAACGGAACGGACTGCCGATGGGCGACCTGGCCATCCGCCTGTTTGTTGATGGTCCGACACTTACGAAGATTATCGACAGGATGGTCGAATCGGCCGAGGTCTATCGCGGCCCGGATCCGAACGACCGACGCAGGGTCCTGATCTTCCTCTCGCGCAGAGGAGCAGCGCATTTCGACGGCATCGGTCCTCTGATGTCGTCCATGCAACGGGATATCCTGGACAGGCTGGGCGCATCAGATGCTGCAGCCTTGACGAGCCTGCTCTCGGAACTGCTCGGTGACCCCGTCTCTTCGCGTCCACCTGCGTCACACCGGCGGGAAACCCTGGACTACAAATGA
- a CDS encoding substrate-binding domain-containing protein, which produces MRSIRICLLIPQSGAAGLWAPSAEACGRLAIDEINRISGILRRPVELRIVNAGETGASAGRAARDAIEIDGAHGIVGMLPSFARDFVARAARGRIPFIYTPQFEGRSTSDVMATGETAEELLVPAIQWLSESRRARRYFLCGNDYIWPRSSLQIARALIARFGGTVTGECYLPVGKHDFDEMLDRIKVTRSDVVLPYFLGLDCIAFNRAFCAAGLSSRVLRFSSAIDETVAYGLDVNETENLYAASSYYASIRSRNNGAFLERYHTEFGDSPPPVNAFGQSCYEGIYSLAALIEEAASLDARKLTRLYGRTFQQRTARGDQAQSVVGGRHPIYLAEIDGYDFSIIARR; this is translated from the coding sequence TTGCGTAGCATTCGAATATGCCTACTCATCCCGCAGAGTGGCGCAGCGGGACTCTGGGCCCCGTCAGCCGAGGCCTGCGGTCGGTTGGCTATCGACGAAATCAACCGGATTTCCGGCATTCTGCGTCGTCCGGTCGAATTGCGCATCGTGAACGCCGGAGAAACCGGCGCGAGCGCCGGCCGGGCCGCGCGTGATGCGATCGAAATTGACGGCGCCCACGGTATCGTCGGGATGTTACCCAGTTTTGCGCGCGATTTCGTGGCTCGTGCAGCCCGCGGCCGCATTCCGTTCATATACACCCCGCAGTTCGAGGGTCGCTCGACGTCGGACGTCATGGCGACTGGCGAAACCGCCGAAGAGTTGCTGGTTCCGGCGATTCAATGGCTATCCGAATCAAGGCGGGCGCGGCGCTATTTCCTCTGCGGGAATGACTACATATGGCCGCGCTCATCTCTTCAGATCGCGCGTGCATTGATCGCCCGCTTTGGCGGAACCGTGACTGGCGAGTGCTATCTACCAGTCGGCAAGCATGATTTCGACGAGATGCTGGACCGGATCAAAGTCACGCGTTCGGACGTCGTTCTTCCCTATTTCCTCGGGCTCGACTGCATCGCCTTTAACCGGGCCTTCTGCGCGGCAGGATTGAGTTCGCGCGTGCTGCGCTTTTCCTCGGCGATCGACGAGACCGTCGCGTATGGACTCGATGTCAACGAGACCGAAAATCTCTACGCCGCGTCGAGCTATTATGCGTCGATCCGCTCGCGCAACAATGGTGCATTCCTGGAGCGTTACCATACGGAGTTCGGCGATAGTCCGCCGCCTGTGAACGCTTTTGGTCAATCCTGCTACGAGGGCATCTACTCGCTCGCGGCCCTGATCGAGGAAGCCGCCAGCCTGGATGCGCGCAAGCTGACGCGCCTTTATGGCCGAACGTTCCAGCAGCGCACCGCGCGAGGTGATCAAGCGCAATCCGTGGTCGGGGGCCGACACCCCATCTATCTCGCCGAGATCGACGGGTACGACTTCTCGATCATCGCGCGTCGATAA
- a CDS encoding urea ABC transporter substrate-binding protein, with product MPFSRRRFLRHSALATTTLIAAPTVFRSGAFGAENPIIVGSLHDQSGPIAASGTPMVYALQLAVNEINAGGGLLGRPLKVIHYDTQSNIQMYSQFAQQLAVKDKVDVVHGGITSASREAVRPTFDRFKVLYFYNVLYEGGVCDRNTFCTGTTPAQTVEKLVPSAMKKAGKKAYIIAADYNYGQITAKWMTKYVKDNGGEVLSTDFFPLDVTNFGTTISKIQAAKPDLILSALVGGNHTAFYRQWTSAGMKGKIPIASTTFGLVNEPTTLDAAESDSILGSYGYFEELTTPASKSFVEKIKKAHPDSPYVSELAACTYEGVMLWAAGVNKAASIDRMKVIAALEDSVAFDGPSGKVSLDKATHHTTRNAFLAEVKDRKWSVLESYSDVKPADTASVCDLVKNPNDTKQYIINL from the coding sequence ATGCCTTTCTCCCGTCGCCGCTTCCTGCGGCACTCGGCTCTAGCCACGACGACATTGATCGCGGCGCCGACCGTGTTTCGCTCCGGTGCGTTCGGCGCCGAAAACCCGATCATCGTCGGCAGCCTGCACGACCAGTCTGGTCCGATCGCGGCCTCGGGCACGCCAATGGTCTACGCGCTGCAGCTTGCCGTTAATGAGATCAACGCTGGCGGCGGATTGCTCGGCCGGCCGTTGAAGGTGATCCACTACGACACCCAGTCGAACATCCAGATGTATTCGCAGTTCGCCCAGCAGCTTGCGGTCAAGGACAAGGTCGACGTCGTTCACGGCGGCATCACCTCGGCCTCGCGCGAGGCGGTGCGTCCGACCTTCGATCGTTTCAAGGTGTTGTACTTCTACAACGTGCTCTACGAAGGCGGCGTTTGCGATCGCAATACCTTCTGCACCGGCACCACGCCCGCGCAGACCGTGGAGAAGCTGGTGCCGAGCGCGATGAAGAAGGCCGGCAAGAAGGCCTATATCATCGCGGCCGACTACAATTACGGCCAGATCACCGCGAAGTGGATGACGAAGTACGTCAAGGACAATGGCGGCGAAGTGCTGTCGACCGACTTCTTCCCGCTCGACGTCACCAATTTCGGCACGACCATCTCGAAGATCCAGGCGGCGAAGCCCGACCTCATCCTGTCGGCGCTGGTCGGCGGCAATCATACCGCCTTCTACCGGCAATGGACCTCGGCCGGCATGAAGGGGAAGATTCCGATTGCGTCGACCACTTTCGGTCTCGTCAACGAGCCGACCACGCTCGATGCAGCGGAGAGCGATTCCATTCTCGGCTCCTACGGCTACTTCGAGGAACTCACCACGCCTGCCTCGAAGAGCTTCGTCGAAAAGATCAAGAAGGCCCATCCCGACTCGCCCTATGTCAGCGAGTTGGCTGCCTGCACTTATGAGGGCGTCATGCTTTGGGCCGCCGGGGTGAATAAGGCCGCCAGCATCGACCGCATGAAGGTGATCGCGGCGCTGGAGGATTCAGTCGCGTTCGACGGGCCGAGTGGCAAGGTTTCGCTCGATAAGGCGACGCATCACACGACTCGCAACGCGTTCCTTGCGGAAGTGAAGGACCGCAAATGGTCGGTGCTGGAGAGCTATTCCGACGTCAAGCCGGCCGATACGGCTAGTGTGTGCGATCTCGTCAAGAATCCGAACGATACCAAGCAGTACATTATCAATCTTTGA
- a CDS encoding branched-chain amino acid ABC transporter permease gives MAIYLIVALDVLNGIASLFLLCLGLAIIFGMMKIINLAHGEFIMLGAYATVISANAGVNIWIAMLVVAPLFVGILGLVIERCLIRFLYGRLVDSMLATWGLSLLIIGIITTIYGNTQQGVPTPLGGFSIGSYQSSYYTLFLASMAIVMMALVYGVMSYTRLGLIARATMQNPAMAATLGVNPARVYMSTFTVGAAITGLAGGLLAPVSGITPGMGGAYVAKAFMTVVGGGAAILSGTMSAASLFGAVNQIGAYFTTPVYGEVLVFTAAIVLIRLLPQGISGRFFKGNL, from the coding sequence ATGGCGATCTACCTAATCGTCGCGCTCGACGTCCTAAACGGAATAGCATCGCTGTTTCTGTTGTGCCTCGGACTTGCGATCATCTTCGGCATGATGAAGATCATCAACCTCGCCCATGGCGAGTTCATCATGCTCGGCGCCTACGCGACCGTCATATCGGCCAATGCCGGCGTTAACATCTGGATCGCGATGCTGGTCGTCGCGCCGCTTTTCGTCGGCATCTTGGGGCTGGTCATCGAACGGTGTCTCATCCGCTTTCTCTACGGACGTCTCGTGGATTCGATGCTGGCGACCTGGGGGTTGAGCCTCCTGATCATCGGCATCATCACGACGATCTACGGCAATACTCAACAAGGCGTCCCGACGCCACTTGGCGGCTTCTCGATCGGCTCCTATCAGTCGAGCTACTACACGCTGTTCCTGGCCAGCATGGCCATCGTGATGATGGCGCTGGTCTACGGCGTTATGAGCTACACTCGCCTCGGCCTGATCGCTCGCGCCACGATGCAGAACCCGGCGATGGCTGCCACGCTCGGCGTCAATCCAGCGCGCGTCTATATGAGCACATTCACGGTGGGTGCCGCGATCACCGGTCTCGCAGGCGGCCTGTTGGCGCCGGTTTCCGGCATCACACCCGGGATGGGCGGTGCCTATGTCGCGAAGGCCTTCATGACTGTCGTCGGCGGAGGCGCGGCCATTCTGTCGGGCACGATGTCGGCCGCGAGCCTGTTCGGCGCTGTCAATCAGATCGGCGCTTATTTCACGACACCGGTCTATGGCGAGGTTCTCGTGTTCACGGCGGCGATCGTCCTGATCCGTCTGTTACCGCAGGGCATCTCCGGCCGCTTCTTCAAGGGGAATCTGTAA
- a CDS encoding branched-chain amino acid ABC transporter permease: MPIRFRLAAQAVAVALAIVAIALIPSTIELFAMMQLTLFAAMAVLALSLAFIWGFGGILSFGQTAFFGLGGYAYAIAAVNFQDSTPSILLAIIVPSVFAAILGYFIFFGRISDVYLGVITLTVTLILFNCVNSTSGDEYRIGKALLGGFNGMPGVPTFNVPFYPDQVLTPEQSWWVTGGALLAVFLLLRLLLSLPAGRIIVAVRENEVRASLLGYDPRKVKLLTFILSGAIAGLAGALYVNWGAFVGPTIFSLSLSAEIIIWITVGGLGTLLGPIVGCVLIEYIVAYIGSQQALNSNLVLGAVLVVFVLLLPKGLVPTARDLLMRLVPAPKPKARLAEGHVPPSAAASHMAGAE; the protein is encoded by the coding sequence ATGCCGATCCGCTTTCGCCTCGCGGCCCAGGCGGTTGCCGTCGCTCTCGCGATTGTTGCGATCGCGCTGATTCCCAGCACGATCGAGCTGTTCGCGATGATGCAGTTGACGCTGTTTGCAGCAATGGCGGTGCTGGCGCTCAGCCTTGCCTTCATCTGGGGTTTTGGCGGCATCCTGTCGTTCGGCCAGACGGCCTTCTTCGGCCTCGGCGGTTATGCCTATGCGATCGCCGCGGTCAACTTCCAGGATTCGACGCCGTCGATCCTGCTCGCCATCATCGTTCCGTCGGTGTTCGCTGCGATCCTCGGCTATTTCATCTTCTTCGGCCGCATCTCCGACGTCTATCTCGGCGTAATCACGCTGACCGTGACCCTGATCCTGTTCAACTGCGTCAACTCAACCTCCGGCGACGAGTACAGGATCGGCAAGGCACTGCTCGGCGGCTTTAACGGCATGCCGGGGGTGCCCACGTTCAACGTGCCGTTCTACCCGGACCAAGTGCTGACGCCGGAACAATCCTGGTGGGTGACGGGCGGGGCGTTGCTCGCGGTCTTCCTGCTGCTGCGCCTTCTGCTGTCTCTCCCGGCCGGCCGCATCATCGTGGCCGTGCGCGAGAACGAGGTCCGCGCCTCCTTGCTCGGCTATGACCCGCGCAAGGTCAAGCTGCTCACCTTCATTCTGAGCGGTGCGATCGCAGGACTCGCCGGCGCGCTCTACGTCAACTGGGGCGCATTTGTCGGGCCGACCATCTTCAGCCTGTCGCTGTCGGCCGAGATCATTATCTGGATCACGGTGGGCGGACTTGGAACCTTACTCGGACCCATCGTCGGATGCGTTCTGATCGAGTACATTGTCGCTTACATCGGTTCGCAACAGGCCTTGAATTCCAACCTCGTGCTCGGGGCCGTGCTCGTCGTATTCGTGCTGCTGCTGCCCAAAGGATTGGTGCCGACGGCGCGCGATCTTCTGATGCGGCTCGTGCCGGCGCCGAAACCGAAGGCACGGCTTGCAGAAGGGCATGTGCCACCATCTGCGGCGGCATCGCACATGGCGGGAGCGGAATAA
- a CDS encoding ATP-binding cassette domain-containing protein — MADLVPLLKAEHLTMRFGGVVANDDITFRLEEMELRCLIGPNGAGKSTFFKTLTGQLVPTSGAIAFRGHPIAGKLSHEIARMGIGIKTQVPNVFNGLSVRENIWLAVRRKATPRAQGPAVDTVLEMIRLTDHADRIVATLSHGQRQWVEIGMVLAAEPELILLDEPAAGMTDEETLHTAAIIREINKTRAIIVVEHDMEFIRQIAKKVTVFHQGRVLVEDSVEKVMADQRVRDVYLGKKVAA, encoded by the coding sequence ATGGCGGACCTTGTACCTCTGCTCAAGGCCGAGCATCTCACCATGCGTTTTGGCGGTGTGGTCGCCAATGACGACATCACCTTCAGGTTGGAGGAGATGGAGCTGCGTTGTCTGATTGGCCCGAACGGCGCCGGCAAGAGCACTTTCTTCAAGACTCTGACCGGGCAGCTCGTTCCGACCTCAGGCGCGATTGCGTTCCGTGGGCATCCGATTGCCGGCAAGCTGTCGCACGAGATCGCCCGCATGGGGATTGGCATCAAGACCCAGGTTCCGAACGTCTTCAACGGCCTTTCGGTGCGAGAGAACATCTGGCTCGCCGTCCGCCGCAAGGCGACGCCGCGTGCCCAAGGGCCCGCGGTCGACACCGTGCTGGAGATGATCCGATTGACCGATCATGCCGACCGAATCGTCGCGACGCTGTCGCATGGCCAGCGTCAGTGGGTTGAGATCGGCATGGTGCTCGCGGCGGAGCCGGAGTTGATTTTGCTCGACGAGCCGGCCGCTGGGATGACCGACGAAGAGACCCTGCACACCGCCGCCATCATCCGCGAGATCAACAAGACCCGGGCAATCATCGTTGTCGAGCACGACATGGAGTTCATCAGGCAGATCGCCAAGAAGGTGACTGTGTTTCATCAAGGGCGCGTGCTGGTCGAAGACAGTGTGGAAAAGGTTATGGCCGATCAGCGTGTGCGCGACGTCTATCTCGGCAAGAAGGTAGCGGCATGA
- a CDS encoding ABC transporter ATP-binding protein, producing the protein MSALLEVKNLRSGYGRIPILFGIDMTVQDGEYLGILGHNGMGKTTTLRALMGHLPTTGGSVVFAGTTITHLKPHERSRLGIGFVPQGREIFPDLSVIENLRMGLAAAPREDRSIIDAVLQDFPRLVRLLDRRGGALSGGEQQLLALARCLCTKPKLILLDEPTEGIQPSIIEEIIETLLALKKRWNMSLIVVEQNLEFITSLSDRVLNIQKGRITEELDREGLLARDAAMHPT; encoded by the coding sequence ATGAGCGCGCTCCTCGAGGTCAAGAACTTACGCTCCGGCTACGGCCGCATTCCGATCCTGTTCGGCATCGACATGACGGTGCAGGACGGCGAGTACCTCGGCATTCTCGGCCACAATGGCATGGGCAAGACCACAACCTTGCGTGCGCTGATGGGGCATCTACCGACCACGGGCGGCTCGGTCGTCTTCGCCGGCACGACGATCACCCATCTCAAGCCGCACGAGCGGTCCAGGCTCGGTATCGGGTTCGTGCCACAAGGACGAGAGATATTTCCAGATCTGAGCGTCATCGAGAACCTGCGAATGGGCCTCGCGGCGGCTCCGAGGGAGGATCGTTCGATCATCGACGCGGTGCTCCAGGACTTTCCGCGCCTGGTGCGACTGCTCGACCGGCGTGGCGGCGCGCTGTCGGGCGGCGAGCAGCAATTGCTGGCGCTGGCCCGTTGCCTCTGCACCAAGCCAAAGCTCATCCTGCTGGATGAGCCGACCGAGGGTATCCAACCGTCGATCATCGAAGAGATCATCGAGACCCTGCTCGCACTGAAGAAGCGCTGGAACATGTCGCTGATCGTGGTCGAACAAAATCTCGAATTCATCACGTCGCTATCTGACCGCGTCCTCAATATCCAGAAGGGACGCATCACGGAAGAGCTCGACCGGGAAGGTCTTTTGGCACGGGACGCCGCCATGCATCCAACCTAG
- a CDS encoding amidase: MSIKRPNAEDVAELAASLHMNMSIEEAGEYLSLMGGMFDAYDVVDELPNPLPPVKYPRMPGAKPMPKDNKYNAWAIKTEVKGASSGKLAGRTVVLKDNVALAGVPMMNGSTTLEGFIPAADATIVTRILDAGGTIVGKAVCEHFCLSGGSHTSHPAPVHNPLKMGYSAGGSSSGSAALVAAGEVDMSIGGDQGGSIRIPASYCGIYGMKATHGLVPYTGVMPIESTIDHTGPMTANVADNALLLEVLAGPDGFDPRQYAPKVTSYTELLRKGVKGMKIGILKEGFAVSNMQEGVVEKVKAGAERFAKLGASVSEVSIPEHLHALAAWNPITLEGFLVQMMIGNGMGFNWKGLYDVGLLDAHSSWRNRADDLSETLKLTMLVGQWGVSHYRGRYYAKSRNIAIAAKAAYDAVFGSYDLLLMPTLPCVATPIPAKDAPLAEIVQRAFEMTATTSPFDVTGHPAMSIPCGLSDGLPVGLMLIAKDYDEATIYQAASAFEADGDWKKF, encoded by the coding sequence ATGTCCATCAAACGCCCGAATGCCGAAGACGTCGCCGAACTCGCTGCAAGCCTGCACATGAACATGTCGATCGAGGAGGCCGGAGAATATCTGTCGCTGATGGGCGGGATGTTTGACGCCTATGATGTCGTCGACGAACTGCCCAACCCGCTGCCGCCGGTCAAATATCCGCGCATGCCGGGCGCCAAGCCAATGCCGAAGGACAACAAGTACAACGCCTGGGCGATCAAGACCGAGGTCAAGGGCGCATCGAGCGGTAAGCTGGCCGGGCGAACTGTCGTGCTGAAGGACAACGTCGCGCTAGCCGGCGTCCCCATGATGAACGGTTCGACAACATTGGAAGGCTTCATTCCCGCCGCCGACGCGACCATCGTCACCCGCATTCTCGACGCCGGCGGTACCATCGTCGGCAAGGCCGTATGTGAGCATTTTTGCCTGTCGGGTGGCAGCCATACCTCCCATCCCGCACCGGTCCACAACCCACTCAAGATGGGCTATTCGGCGGGCGGTTCGTCCTCGGGCAGCGCTGCACTGGTCGCGGCGGGCGAGGTCGACATGTCAATCGGCGGCGACCAGGGCGGCTCGATCCGTATCCCCGCGTCCTACTGCGGCATCTATGGCATGAAGGCGACGCACGGGCTCGTGCCCTACACGGGCGTTATGCCGATCGAGTCCACCATCGACCATACCGGTCCGATGACGGCCAACGTCGCCGACAACGCGCTGCTGCTGGAGGTGCTCGCCGGGCCCGACGGATTCGATCCCCGCCAGTATGCGCCGAAGGTCACGAGCTACACGGAATTGCTCCGCAAGGGCGTGAAGGGCATGAAGATCGGCATCCTCAAGGAAGGCTTCGCCGTGTCGAACATGCAGGAGGGCGTTGTCGAGAAGGTCAAGGCGGGTGCAGAGCGATTCGCCAAGCTTGGCGCCAGCGTCTCGGAGGTTTCGATACCGGAGCATCTGCACGCGCTCGCCGCGTGGAACCCGATCACGCTGGAAGGTTTCCTGGTCCAGATGATGATCGGCAACGGCATGGGCTTCAATTGGAAGGGACTCTATGACGTCGGCCTGCTCGACGCCCATTCCAGCTGGCGTAACCGCGCCGACGATCTGTCGGAGACGCTCAAGCTCACCATGCTGGTCGGGCAGTGGGGCGTCAGCCATTATCGCGGTCGCTACTATGCCAAGTCGCGCAACATCGCGATCGCAGCCAAGGCCGCTTATGACGCCGTGTTTGGCTCCTACGACCTGTTGCTGATGCCGACCCTGCCGTGTGTTGCGACACCGATTCCGGCCAAGGACGCGCCGCTCGCCGAGATCGTCCAGCGTGCCTTCGAGATGACGGCTACGACCAGTCCCTTCGATGTTACCGGCCATCCGGCGATGAGCATTCCCTGCGGCCTTTCGGACGGCCTGCCTGTCGGGCTGATGCTGATTGCGAAGGACTACGACGAGGCAACCATCTATCAGGCGGCCAGCGCGTTTGAAGCAGATGGCGACTGGAAGAAGTTCTGA
- a CDS encoding putative quinol monooxygenase: MITITAVIRAKSGHEVVMRDALVTVAAHVAANEPETIGFFISQSEEDPCVFTTYERFADKAAMDRHNGSAVVAAFFGIAKPILDGEVILVTSKEVSATVR, translated from the coding sequence ATGATCACCATCACAGCCGTCATCAGGGCGAAGTCCGGCCACGAGGTCGTGATGCGCGACGCGCTTGTCACCGTCGCGGCTCATGTCGCGGCCAACGAGCCGGAGACGATCGGGTTCTTCATCTCGCAGAGCGAAGAAGATCCGTGTGTTTTCACGACCTATGAGCGCTTTGCCGACAAGGCTGCGATGGATCGCCACAACGGCTCGGCCGTTGTCGCGGCCTTCTTCGGGATCGCCAAGCCCATCCTGGATGGCGAGGTTATACTTGTGACGTCGAAGGAGGTGTCGGCGACGGTCCGGTAG
- the ureE gene encoding urease accessory protein UreE: MRESIVTLRLHGIIGRSDDAAYARRLHHIEHHGGIELLFVPPSDVGRKRFRLTTDRGTDCAVSLERDEELVDGALLFLEHDRAVIVRFGEQERWQLKPVDQAAALKLGWNAGNLHWRVRFEGDHLVVLLDGPLDSYRARIKPLLEAGEVVESDAV, translated from the coding sequence TTGCGGGAGAGCATCGTGACGTTACGGCTTCACGGCATCATCGGGAGATCCGACGACGCAGCCTATGCGCGCCGTCTCCACCACATCGAGCATCATGGCGGAATCGAATTGCTGTTCGTGCCGCCGTCCGACGTCGGTCGCAAGCGGTTTCGTCTCACCACCGATCGCGGGACCGACTGTGCTGTCAGCCTGGAGCGCGACGAGGAGCTGGTGGATGGGGCGCTGCTTTTTCTCGAACACGATCGCGCCGTCATTGTCCGATTCGGCGAGCAGGAACGCTGGCAATTGAAACCTGTCGACCAGGCGGCGGCGCTGAAGCTCGGCTGGAACGCCGGCAATCTGCATTGGAGGGTTCGCTTCGAGGGCGATCATCTTGTCGTGCTGCTCGATGGGCCGCTCGACTCATACCGAGCGCGCATCAAGCCGCTGCTGGAGGCGGGCGAGGTAGTGGAGAGCGATGCTGTTTGA
- a CDS encoding urease accessory protein UreF produces MQALALLQLGDSAYPAGGFAFSWGLEGLAADGMLANRDELDRIIADQLMRRWAGMDRILLRQAFQARDCQAIAGIDRLAEAGTSSAEMREGSRRAGRALLGVWVKLDGPLSVAYRGLLSSDARLGHLPVVQAIVSRDAEFSLDAAELVSGWTLVTGLVSAAMRLGIVGHIEAQRSQTAARGLLAEVLAEPPAPDALPASFTPFIDVAVSRGPLRHVRMFTT; encoded by the coding sequence TTGCAAGCGCTGGCATTGTTGCAACTCGGCGATAGCGCCTATCCTGCCGGCGGCTTTGCGTTCTCCTGGGGCCTTGAAGGACTCGCCGCGGACGGCATGCTTGCCAATCGCGACGAACTTGATCGGATCATCGCCGACCAGCTCATGCGGCGCTGGGCCGGCATGGATCGCATCCTGTTGCGTCAGGCATTCCAGGCAAGGGATTGCCAGGCCATCGCTGGCATCGACCGCCTTGCAGAGGCAGGAACCTCCTCGGCCGAAATGCGGGAAGGGTCGCGTCGTGCAGGCAGGGCTCTTCTCGGGGTATGGGTCAAGCTCGACGGGCCGCTGTCGGTCGCTTACCGCGGGCTGCTGTCGTCGGATGCGCGGCTCGGCCATCTGCCGGTTGTACAGGCCATCGTTAGCCGGGATGCAGAATTCAGTCTCGATGCAGCCGAACTGGTCTCGGGTTGGACGCTCGTGACCGGTCTTGTGAGCGCCGCTATGAGGCTCGGGATCGTCGGCCATATCGAGGCGCAGCGGAGCCAGACCGCTGCGCGCGGTCTGCTGGCTGAGGTACTGGCGGAGCCGCCGGCGCCGGATGCGCTGCCTGCCAGCTTCACGCCGTTCATCGACGTCGCGGTCTCGCGCGGGCCGCTTCGGCATGTACGCATGTTCACGACGTGA